A DNA window from Stutzerimonas stutzeri contains the following coding sequences:
- the cyoE gene encoding heme o synthase, whose protein sequence is MATLLSERSAQATWRDYLELTKPKVVLLMLITSLVGMFLATRAGVPWTVLLFGNLGIALCAGGAAAVNHVVDRQIDSVMARTHKRPLAEGRVSPTAALTFAFILGVSGLALLLAFTNALAAWLTLASLIGYAVIYTGFLKRATPQNIVIGGLAGAAPPLLGWVAVTGQVTAEPLLLVLIIFAWTPPHFWALAIHRKDEYAKVNVPMLPVTHGVHYTKVHILLYTVVLLAVSFMPFAIHMSGPLYLAAAAVLGARFLYWAIALYRDSRPHAAIKTFKFSIWYLFALFIALLVDHYLLLDF, encoded by the coding sequence ATGGCGACTCTACTCAGCGAACGCAGCGCCCAGGCCACCTGGCGCGATTACCTGGAGCTGACCAAGCCGAAGGTGGTGCTGCTGATGCTCATCACCTCGCTGGTGGGCATGTTCCTCGCCACCCGCGCCGGCGTGCCCTGGACGGTGCTGCTGTTCGGCAACCTGGGCATCGCGCTGTGTGCCGGTGGTGCCGCCGCGGTTAACCACGTGGTCGACCGGCAGATCGATTCGGTGATGGCACGCACGCACAAGCGCCCGCTGGCTGAAGGCCGCGTGTCACCCACGGCAGCGCTGACCTTCGCCTTCATCCTGGGCGTCAGCGGGCTGGCCCTGCTGCTGGCCTTCACCAATGCCCTCGCCGCCTGGCTGACGCTGGCCTCGCTGATCGGTTACGCGGTGATCTACACCGGCTTTCTCAAACGCGCCACGCCGCAAAATATTGTCATCGGCGGCCTCGCCGGCGCTGCTCCGCCGCTGCTCGGATGGGTCGCGGTAACCGGCCAGGTGACCGCCGAACCGCTGCTGCTGGTGCTGATCATCTTCGCCTGGACGCCGCCGCACTTTTGGGCGCTGGCGATTCACCGCAAGGACGAATACGCCAAGGTGAACGTGCCGATGCTGCCGGTGACCCACGGCGTGCACTACACCAAGGTGCACATCCTGCTCTACACCGTCGTGCTGCTGGCAGTCAGCTTCATGCCGTTCGCCATCCACATGAGCGGCCCGCTGTACCTCGCCGCGGCAGCGGTTCTGGGTGCGCGCTTCCTCTACTGGGCCATTGCGCTATACCGCGACAGCCGGCCGCATGCGGCGATCAAGACGTTCAAATTCAGTATCTGGTACCTGTTCGCGCTGTTCATCGCGCTGCTGGTTGATCATTATCTGCTGCTCGATTTCTAG
- a CDS encoding COX15/CtaA family protein, whose amino-acid sequence MAKPGYRLALIATALAVVVVLLGAYTRLTHAGLGCPDWPGCYGFLAVPMSEHKQNIAALRFPEAPLEVAKGWNEMIHRYFAGALGLVILAMAAQALRRRSEPGQPLKLPLLLLAVVIAQAIFGMWTVTLQLWPQVVTAHLLGGFTTLSLLFLLCLRLSGAFAPLPVVDTRLRTFAGFAMLAVIIQIALGGWVSSNYAAVACTDFPTCHGEWWPRMDFANAFNLTHHDIGPNYLGGLLYGEARTAIHLTHRIGALCVTLVLLLLAAMLWRRGLGRLAALLLAALALQVGLGISNVLLNLPLAVAVAHNGGGAALLLVLVLANYRLRQPAHAAQHATHSASISNETGRLDLPGA is encoded by the coding sequence ATGGCCAAACCCGGATACCGCCTCGCCCTGATTGCCACTGCGTTGGCCGTGGTCGTCGTGCTGCTCGGCGCCTATACGCGGTTGACCCACGCCGGCCTCGGCTGCCCGGATTGGCCCGGTTGCTACGGTTTCCTCGCGGTGCCAATGAGCGAGCACAAGCAGAACATCGCCGCGCTGCGCTTTCCCGAGGCGCCGTTGGAGGTGGCCAAGGGCTGGAACGAGATGATCCATCGCTACTTCGCCGGCGCGCTGGGGCTGGTGATCCTGGCCATGGCAGCGCAGGCCTTGCGCCGCCGCAGCGAGCCCGGCCAGCCGCTTAAACTGCCACTGCTGCTGCTCGCCGTGGTAATCGCCCAGGCCATATTCGGCATGTGGACGGTAACCCTGCAGCTCTGGCCGCAGGTGGTCACCGCGCACCTGCTCGGCGGCTTCACGACCCTGAGCCTGCTGTTCCTGCTCTGCCTGCGGTTATCCGGCGCCTTTGCTCCGCTGCCGGTTGTCGATACCCGGCTGCGTACCTTTGCTGGTTTCGCCATGCTGGCGGTAATCATCCAGATTGCCCTCGGCGGCTGGGTCAGCAGCAACTATGCGGCCGTGGCCTGCACGGACTTCCCCACCTGCCACGGCGAATGGTGGCCGCGGATGGACTTCGCCAACGCCTTCAACCTGACCCATCACGACATCGGTCCCAATTACCTCGGCGGCCTGCTCTATGGCGAGGCGCGGACCGCCATTCATCTCACCCACCGGATCGGCGCGCTGTGCGTGACGCTGGTGTTGCTGCTGCTGGCCGCCATGCTCTGGCGTCGCGGCCTCGGCCGGCTGGCCGCCCTGCTCCTCGCCGCGCTGGCGCTGCAGGTCGGCCTCGGCATCAGCAACGTACTGCTCAATCTGCCGCTAGCGGTCGCGGTGGCGCACAACGGCGGCGGCGCCGCATTGCTGCTGGTGCTGGTGCTGGCCAATTACCGGTTGCGCCAACCCGCGCACGCCGCTCAGCACGCCACGCATTCGGCATCCATTTCGAACGAGACGGGCCGGCTCGACCTGCCCGGCGCATGA
- the ctaD gene encoding cytochrome c oxidase subunit I, with translation MSAVIDDHGHVGHDHHHGPAKGLSRWLLTTNHKDIGSMYLWFSFCAFLLGGSMAMVIRAELFQPGLQIVQPEFFNQMTTMHGLIMVFGAVMPAFVGLANWMIPLMIGAPDMALPRMNNFSFWLLPAAFGLLVSTLFMEGGGPNFGWTFYAPLSTTYAPESVTFFIFAIHLMGISSIMGAINVIATILNLRAPGMTLMKMPLFVWTWLITAFLLIAVMPVLAGVVTMMLMDIHFGTSFFSAAGGGDPVLFQHVFWFFGHPEVYIMILPAFGAVSSIIPAFSRKPLFGYTSMVYATGAIAFLSFIVWAHHMFTVGIPLTGELFFMYATMLIAVPTGVKVFNWVSTMWRGSLTFEAPMLFAVAFVILFTIGGFSGLMLAIAPADFQYHDTYFVVAHFHYVLVPGAIFGIFASAYYWLPKWTGHMYDETLAKLHFWMSFVGMNLAFFPMHFVGLAGMPRRIPDYNMMFANFNMVSSVGAFMFGATQLLFLFIVIKCIRGGAPAPAKPWDGAEGLEWSVPSPAPYHTFQTPPDMSDVHEHRKGTGGELTP, from the coding sequence ATGAGTGCAGTGATCGACGACCATGGTCATGTCGGGCATGACCACCACCACGGCCCGGCCAAGGGGCTGTCGCGCTGGCTGCTGACCACCAACCACAAGGACATCGGCTCGATGTACCTGTGGTTCAGCTTCTGCGCCTTCCTGCTCGGCGGCTCGATGGCGATGGTGATCCGCGCCGAGCTGTTCCAGCCGGGACTGCAGATCGTGCAGCCGGAATTCTTCAACCAGATGACCACCATGCATGGCCTGATCATGGTGTTCGGCGCGGTGATGCCGGCCTTCGTCGGCCTGGCCAACTGGATGATCCCGCTGATGATCGGCGCGCCGGACATGGCCCTGCCACGGATGAACAACTTCAGCTTCTGGCTGCTACCGGCGGCCTTCGGTCTGCTGGTCAGCACGCTGTTCATGGAGGGCGGCGGGCCGAACTTCGGCTGGACCTTCTACGCGCCGCTATCGACGACCTATGCGCCGGAATCGGTGACCTTCTTCATTTTTGCCATCCACCTGATGGGCATCAGCTCGATCATGGGCGCGATCAATGTGATCGCCACCATTCTCAACCTGCGCGCGCCAGGCATGACGTTGATGAAGATGCCGCTGTTCGTCTGGACCTGGCTGATCACCGCGTTCCTGCTGATCGCGGTGATGCCGGTGCTGGCCGGCGTGGTGACCATGATGCTGATGGACATCCACTTCGGCACCAGCTTCTTCAGCGCGGCCGGCGGCGGCGACCCGGTGCTGTTCCAGCACGTGTTCTGGTTCTTCGGCCACCCCGAGGTGTACATCATGATCTTGCCGGCGTTCGGCGCGGTCAGTTCGATCATCCCGGCGTTCAGCCGCAAGCCGCTGTTCGGCTACACCTCGATGGTCTACGCGACCGGCGCCATCGCCTTTCTCTCGTTCATCGTCTGGGCACACCACATGTTCACCGTCGGCATCCCGCTGACCGGCGAGCTGTTCTTCATGTACGCGACCATGCTGATCGCGGTGCCGACCGGGGTGAAGGTGTTCAACTGGGTGTCGACCATGTGGCGCGGCTCGCTGACGTTCGAAGCGCCGATGCTGTTCGCCGTGGCCTTCGTCATCCTGTTCACCATCGGTGGCTTCTCCGGGCTGATGCTGGCCATCGCACCGGCGGACTTCCAGTACCACGACACCTACTTCGTGGTGGCCCACTTCCACTATGTGCTGGTGCCGGGGGCGATCTTCGGCATCTTCGCCTCGGCCTATTACTGGCTGCCGAAGTGGACCGGGCACATGTATGACGAGACGCTGGCCAAGCTGCATTTCTGGATGAGCTTCGTCGGCATGAACCTGGCGTTCTTCCCGATGCACTTCGTTGGTCTGGCCGGCATGCCGCGGCGCATCCCCGACTACAACATGATGTTCGCCAACTTCAACATGGTCTCCAGCGTCGGCGCCTTCATGTTTGGCGCCACCCAGCTCTTGTTCCTGTTCATCGTCATCAAGTGCATTCGCGGTGGCGCACCGGCCCCGGCCAAGCCCTGGGATGGCGCCGAAGGCCTGGAATGGAGCGTGCCGTCGCCGGCGCCGTACCACACCTTCCAGACGCCGCCGGACATGAGCGATGTGCACGAACACCGCAAGGGCACCGGCGGGGAGCTGACGCCGTGA
- a CDS encoding PepSY-associated TM helix domain-containing protein, whose protein sequence is MRSILVLVHRYIGLATAVFLFLAGITGSILAFHHELDEWLNPEFYHTTSEGPVLAPGTLVERVEQANPRMQVWYMEFPSEPGHAALMALVPRNDPATGKPFAERAVVHYLDVVSGEPVGTRYWGECCFSRKNFVPFILEFHYNLSLPGNWGLWLMGIVAIAWVIDCFVSLVLTFPRGRPFFSKWWTAWKIKRQRMNHDVHRAGGLWLWLLLVPVAVSSVAMNLPEQVFKPVVSLFSPVEPSVYEARGRMQAEQLGTTAYDFHQAYDYAMQHAAELGLTEAITELYYSFEYNFYGAGFGEHDSNQGNAWLFFHGTDGRLLGQEIPGQGTLGQQFHLLQPAIHGGRILGLPGRILIALLGVAIAVLSVTGVVIWWRKRRARISAALREPRRGSAASGDPVGEP, encoded by the coding sequence ATGCGATCAATTCTCGTGCTTGTGCACCGCTACATCGGCCTGGCCACCGCGGTATTCCTGTTTCTTGCCGGCATAACCGGCAGCATCTTGGCCTTCCACCACGAGCTGGACGAGTGGCTCAATCCGGAGTTCTACCACACCACCAGCGAGGGGCCAGTGCTGGCGCCAGGGACGTTGGTCGAGCGGGTCGAGCAGGCCAACCCGCGCATGCAGGTCTGGTACATGGAGTTTCCCAGCGAGCCGGGTCACGCCGCGTTGATGGCGCTGGTGCCGCGCAATGATCCGGCTACCGGCAAACCCTTCGCTGAGCGCGCCGTAGTGCATTATCTCGACGTGGTAAGCGGCGAGCCCGTGGGCACGCGTTACTGGGGCGAATGCTGTTTCTCGCGCAAGAACTTCGTGCCGTTCATCCTCGAGTTCCACTACAACCTGTCGCTGCCGGGCAACTGGGGGCTGTGGCTGATGGGTATCGTGGCGATCGCCTGGGTGATCGACTGCTTCGTCTCGCTCGTGCTGACCTTTCCCCGTGGGCGGCCGTTTTTCAGCAAGTGGTGGACGGCCTGGAAGATCAAGCGTCAGCGGATGAATCATGACGTGCATCGTGCCGGTGGCCTGTGGCTATGGCTGCTGCTGGTGCCGGTGGCCGTTAGCAGCGTGGCGATGAACCTGCCGGAGCAGGTGTTCAAGCCCGTGGTTTCGCTGTTCTCCCCGGTGGAGCCGAGCGTCTACGAAGCCCGCGGGCGGATGCAGGCGGAGCAGCTGGGCACAACCGCCTACGACTTCCATCAAGCCTACGACTACGCCATGCAGCACGCCGCCGAGCTCGGCCTGACCGAGGCGATCACCGAGCTGTACTACAGCTTCGAATACAACTTCTACGGCGCCGGTTTCGGCGAGCACGACAGCAACCAGGGCAACGCCTGGCTGTTCTTCCATGGTACCGATGGGCGTCTGCTCGGCCAGGAGATTCCCGGTCAGGGCACGCTGGGTCAGCAGTTCCACCTGCTGCAACCGGCGATCCACGGCGGACGCATCCTCGGCCTGCCGGGGCGCATCCTGATTGCGTTGCTGGGCGTGGCGATTGCGGTGCTGTCGGTGACCGGCGTGGTGATCTGGTGGCGCAAGCGCCGGGCGCGCATCAGCGCGGCGCTGCGTGAACCGCGCAGAGGAAGTGCGGCCTCGGGTGATCCGGTCGGCGAGCCATGA
- a CDS encoding SURF1 family protein, with amino-acid sequence MSGFRPGWLPTLLVFTMLPVLVWLGFWQLERGELKRDLLERQEARQQAAPLAPNEIERLNEPAFARVHLQGRFDAEHSFLLDSRTRDGQVGVELLQPFHDELSDRWVMLNRGWIPWPDRRVPPAFDTPTQPLKLAAWVYVPPGKPFVFSHRTAEGWPRLINHVDIEAMWQQADREGEIHELRLEPGPSAYRADWVVTSMSPSQHLGYAAQWFALAAALLALFIYFGVHQAREKHSGNDESDPCRP; translated from the coding sequence ATGAGCGGCTTCAGGCCCGGGTGGCTGCCTACCCTGCTGGTTTTCACCATGCTGCCGGTGCTGGTGTGGCTGGGCTTCTGGCAACTGGAGCGCGGTGAGCTGAAACGCGACCTGCTGGAACGGCAGGAAGCACGCCAGCAGGCGGCACCACTGGCACCCAATGAAATCGAGCGGCTTAACGAGCCGGCCTTCGCCCGCGTCCATCTGCAGGGGCGCTTCGACGCCGAACACAGCTTCCTGCTCGACAGCCGCACCCGTGACGGACAGGTTGGCGTCGAGCTGCTGCAACCCTTTCATGACGAGCTCAGCGACCGCTGGGTAATGCTCAACCGTGGCTGGATACCCTGGCCGGACCGCCGCGTGCCGCCGGCTTTCGACACGCCGACGCAGCCACTGAAGCTCGCCGCCTGGGTCTACGTACCGCCGGGCAAGCCGTTCGTTTTCAGTCATCGCACAGCCGAGGGCTGGCCGCGCCTGATCAATCATGTCGACATCGAAGCGATGTGGCAGCAGGCCGACCGCGAAGGCGAGATCCACGAGCTACGCCTGGAACCCGGCCCGAGCGCGTACCGCGCCGATTGGGTGGTCACCAGCATGAGCCCGTCGCAACATCTGGGCTATGCCGCGCAGTGGTTCGCGCTGGCGGCCGCCCTGCTGGCGCTGTTCATCTACTTCGGCGTGCACCAGGCACGGGAGAAACACAGTGGAAACGATGAATCCGACCCTTGCCGGCCGTGA
- a CDS encoding cytochrome c oxidase subunit 3: MSQQTTHEQYYVPDQSKWPIIATVALLVTFYGLGSWFNDLKAGRDESSGPMIFFVGALLIAYMMFGWFGAVVKESRAGLYSPQMDRSFRWGMSWFIFSEVMFFLAFFGTLFYIRYWAGPWLAGEGDKGVSNMLWPGFEYSWPLLNNPDPKLYPAPEGTISAWGLPLINTILLVTSSFTLTWAHHALRKNNRQHLKIGLALTVLLGVAFLILQIEEYIHAYTELGLTLGSGIYGATFFMLTGFHGAHVTMGAIILTVMLVRILRGHFSPEQHFGFEAAAWYWHFVDVVWIALFVFVYVI; the protein is encoded by the coding sequence ATGAGCCAACAGACCACCCACGAGCAGTATTACGTTCCTGATCAAAGCAAATGGCCGATCATCGCCACCGTAGCCCTATTGGTGACCTTCTACGGCCTGGGCAGCTGGTTCAACGACCTCAAGGCCGGGCGCGACGAATCCAGCGGGCCGATGATCTTCTTCGTCGGGGCGTTGCTGATCGCCTACATGATGTTCGGCTGGTTCGGTGCGGTGGTGAAGGAAAGCCGCGCGGGGCTGTACAGCCCGCAAATGGACCGCTCGTTCCGCTGGGGCATGAGCTGGTTCATCTTCTCGGAAGTGATGTTCTTTCTCGCCTTCTTCGGCACGCTGTTCTACATCCGCTACTGGGCAGGGCCCTGGCTGGCCGGCGAAGGCGACAAGGGCGTCAGCAACATGCTCTGGCCCGGCTTCGAGTACAGCTGGCCGCTGCTGAATAACCCCGACCCCAAGCTCTACCCGGCGCCGGAAGGCACCATCAGCGCCTGGGGGTTGCCGCTGATCAACACCATTCTGCTGGTGACCTCCAGCTTCACCCTGACCTGGGCGCACCATGCGCTGCGCAAGAACAACCGCCAGCACTTGAAGATCGGCCTGGCGCTGACCGTACTGCTCGGCGTGGCGTTCCTGATCCTGCAGATCGAAGAATACATTCATGCCTATACCGAACTCGGATTGACCCTGGGCTCGGGCATCTACGGCGCGACTTTCTTCATGCTCACGGGCTTTCACGGTGCCCACGTGACGATGGGCGCGATCATTTTGACGGTGATGCTGGTGCGCATCCTGCGCGGGCACTTCAGCCCCGAGCAGCACTTCGGTTTCGAGGCGGCAGCCTGGTATTGGCATTTCGTCGATGTGGTCTGGATCGCGCTGTTCGTCTTCGTCTACGTGATCTAG
- a CDS encoding SCO family protein codes for MTRIQKTVFILVALIALVVGLTVYKVLNSQRQLDPTQLLDAGIVLLPQSRTVPALSLTNQDGEAVKLDELGGQWTLLFFGYTFCPDICPTTLAELRQLNGMLPEAVREQLHIILVSVDPNRDTPAQLKEYLGYFNAGFQGLTGPLDDIQTLANGVGIPFIPGDTSKENYTVDHSGNLVLIGPDGRQQGFVRSPLRVQKLAEQLPELVNRAQ; via the coding sequence ATGACCCGCATCCAGAAAACCGTCTTCATCCTCGTTGCGCTGATCGCGCTGGTCGTCGGGTTGACGGTTTACAAGGTGCTCAACAGCCAGCGTCAGCTCGACCCCACCCAGCTGCTCGACGCCGGCATCGTTCTGCTACCACAGAGCCGCACGGTGCCGGCGCTGAGCCTGACCAATCAGGACGGCGAAGCGGTGAAGCTGGACGAACTTGGGGGGCAATGGACGCTGCTGTTCTTCGGCTACACCTTCTGCCCGGACATCTGCCCGACGACGCTGGCCGAGCTGCGCCAACTCAATGGCATGCTGCCGGAGGCGGTGCGCGAGCAACTGCACATCATCCTGGTCAGCGTCGACCCGAACCGCGACACGCCGGCCCAGCTCAAGGAATATCTCGGCTACTTCAACGCCGGGTTTCAGGGTCTGACCGGCCCGCTGGACGATATCCAGACGCTGGCCAACGGTGTCGGCATCCCCTTCATCCCCGGCGACACCAGCAAGGAGAACTACACCGTCGACCACAGCGGCAATCTGGTCCTCATCGGCCCGGACGGTCGCCAGCAGGGCTTTGTCCGCTCGCCATTGCGGGTGCAGAAGCTGGCTGAGCAACTACCTGAGCTGGTCAACCGGGCGCAGTGA
- the coxB gene encoding cytochrome c oxidase subunit II yields MSRHPCIWMGLGLSAIFGQAQAAWDVNMRSGATDVSRSVFDLHMAIFWICVVIGVLVFGVMIYSMIAHRRSKRQHSAHFHENTRVEVLWTVIPLLILVGMAIPATRTLIHIYDSSESDVDVQITGYQWKWHYKYLGEDVEFFSNLTTPRDQINNQAPKGEHYLLEVDEPLVIPVGAKVRFLITAADVIHSWWVPDLAVKKDAIPGFINESWTRVEQPGIYRGQCTELCGKDHGFMPVVVEVKSAEDYATWLGEKKAEAAKLAELTSKEWTLEELNERGQKVYQTACASCHQAGGEGIPPMFPALKGSAIATGDIEAHINIVVNGKPGTAMAAFGKQLSEVDLAAVITYERNAWGNKTDDMVTPKDVLVFKQAEEATQ; encoded by the coding sequence ATGTCTCGACATCCATGCATCTGGATGGGGCTTGGGCTTTCGGCAATATTCGGCCAGGCCCAGGCGGCCTGGGACGTAAACATGCGCTCCGGCGCCACCGACGTCAGTCGGTCGGTGTTCGATCTGCACATGGCGATTTTCTGGATCTGCGTGGTCATCGGCGTGCTGGTGTTCGGCGTGATGATCTATTCGATGATCGCGCACCGTCGCTCCAAGCGTCAGCACTCCGCTCACTTCCACGAGAACACCCGCGTCGAGGTGCTCTGGACGGTCATCCCGCTGTTGATTCTGGTGGGCATGGCGATTCCGGCGACGCGCACGCTGATCCACATCTACGACTCCAGCGAATCCGACGTCGACGTGCAGATCACTGGCTATCAGTGGAAGTGGCACTACAAGTATCTGGGCGAGGATGTGGAGTTCTTCAGCAACCTCACCACCCCGCGCGACCAGATCAACAACCAGGCGCCCAAGGGCGAGCACTACCTGCTGGAGGTGGACGAGCCGCTGGTGATCCCCGTCGGCGCCAAGGTGCGCTTTCTGATCACCGCGGCCGACGTCATCCACTCCTGGTGGGTGCCGGATCTGGCAGTGAAGAAGGATGCCATCCCCGGCTTCATCAACGAATCCTGGACCCGCGTCGAGCAGCCCGGCATCTACCGCGGCCAGTGCACCGAGCTGTGTGGGAAGGACCACGGCTTCATGCCAGTGGTGGTGGAGGTCAAGTCCGCCGAGGACTACGCCACCTGGCTCGGCGAGAAGAAGGCCGAAGCGGCCAAGCTGGCCGAGTTGACCAGTAAGGAATGGACCCTGGAAGAGCTCAACGAGCGCGGTCAGAAGGTCTACCAGACCGCCTGCGCCTCCTGCCACCAGGCTGGCGGTGAAGGCATTCCGCCGATGTTCCCGGCACTCAAGGGCTCGGCCATCGCTACCGGCGACATCGAAGCGCACATCAACATCGTGGTCAACGGCAAGCCGGGGACCGCGATGGCGGCCTTCGGCAAGCAGCTGTCGGAAGTCGATCTGGCCGCGGTCATCACCTACGAGCGCAACGCCTGGGGCAACAAGACCGACGACATGGTCACGCCGAAAGACGTGCTCGTTTTCAAACAGGCCGAAGAAGCCACCCAGTAA
- a CDS encoding cytochrome c oxidase assembly protein, translating to MSTELPLRRLVLRLTLVVFAMFGFGFLLVPIYDVMCQAFGINGKTAGAYTGVQSADEARAVRVQFLATNAAGMRWEFGPQADQISVHPGASQEIRFVAYNPTDKPMTAQAIPSVSPSRAAAYFHKTECFCFTQQVLQPGERIEMPVRFIVDRDLPADVHNLTLAYTLFDITSRQPPVAALPATAAKESLQ from the coding sequence ATGAGCACTGAGCTTCCCCTCCGCCGGCTGGTACTGCGGCTGACGCTGGTGGTATTCGCCATGTTCGGTTTCGGCTTTCTGCTGGTGCCAATCTACGACGTCATGTGCCAGGCCTTCGGTATCAACGGCAAGACGGCTGGCGCCTACACCGGCGTGCAGAGCGCCGATGAAGCGCGTGCGGTAAGGGTGCAGTTTCTCGCCACCAACGCTGCCGGGATGCGCTGGGAGTTCGGCCCGCAAGCCGATCAGATCAGCGTGCATCCGGGCGCCAGCCAGGAAATCCGCTTCGTCGCCTACAACCCGACGGACAAGCCGATGACAGCCCAGGCGATACCGAGCGTTTCGCCGTCGCGGGCAGCCGCCTACTTTCACAAGACCGAATGCTTCTGCTTCACCCAGCAGGTGTTGCAGCCGGGCGAACGCATCGAAATGCCGGTGCGCTTCATCGTCGATCGCGACCTGCCCGCCGACGTGCACAACCTGACCCTTGCCTACACGCTGTTCGACATCACGTCCCGCCAGCCCCCCGTCGCCGCCCTGCCGGCGACCGCGGCCAAGGAGAGTCTGCAATGA
- a CDS encoding twin transmembrane helix small protein — protein sequence MLKAAIVLLLVATLVSLFSGMFFLVKDEGRTSRVVTALFIRVSLSALTVALIGWGFYTGQLRPAFSF from the coding sequence ATGCTCAAGGCGGCGATCGTTCTGTTGTTAGTGGCCACGCTGGTCAGTCTGTTCAGTGGGATGTTCTTTCTGGTCAAAGACGAGGGCCGTACCTCCCGTGTCGTCACGGCCCTGTTCATCCGGGTCAGCCTCAGCGCACTGACCGTTGCGCTGATCGGCTGGGGTTTTTATACCGGCCAGCTACGCCCGGCTTTCAGCTTCTAG